The DNA window GACCAGAGAGTAAGGCCAGAATACGATATTATCGAGGCCTTCCTCCCTGGCTCGACGGGCGCCATGCGCAAGGTTGGCCAGGGTCTCATCCGTCGCGATTACTTCAACATCTGTATAGAAGCGGGCGATCTCCAGCGCTCTTTGTCCTGAACCGCAACCCAATACCATCACCCTCACAGGGTCGGCTTGTTCAAGGTCCAGGTGGATGTTCAACGACTGCGCGAGTTCTTCGCGCAACAACCGTTCGGTCATCAGGTTGAGGTTGCGCCACGCCGGCCAGGCGAAGCTGAGATCGGCCGGCGCCATTGCCAGCTCTGCTTCTTTTTCCGCGAAAAGCTGTTTATAGGCTTCGTCTTCTGCCAGCTGGTAGTAGCTGACGCTGACAAGCTGCTGCAGGCCCGCGGGCCAGGCGGCCAGCTCGAACCTGCCCAGTTCGGGCGCAAAGTGCTGATGGAAAAGAGCACCGTACATGGCGGAGATGATGACGCTGCCGGCCAGTTCGCCCGCTGGCATGGCCAGTGGAGCCGGTTTGGCCAGAAGTGTCTGCATGTCGCTATGCAATGCGTCGATCAGAGTGGCTTCGGTCTCGGTCTGCAACAGGGCGTAACCGGTTCTGGCCGCGTACAGGCCCAGACCTATGGCCAGGCGCTGATGCTGTTCCTCCAGCGTTTTTTCCGCCATGGTTGTCTGCAGCAAATGGCTGCGCAGCAGTGTCACGAGCCCCTCCACCGCTGGGTCGGTCAGCAATGTGCGCTCCAGTCCGAGCAGGAGCAACTCGTCGGTGGCCGCCGCATCCAGAAAGACCTCAGCGTTAGGGTTGTCCAGGTCGTACTGCTGACGTACCAGCGCTGCGACGAAACTACTCAGATCCTGGTGGGGCAGAGTCTCGACTGAGAGGAGACGAATGGCGTCCCGCGCAAGGCTCGCGTCAGCCTGTTTGATCTCGAGATTCTTCGCGCACTGCAGCATTCCGCTGTAGACCGACGGCCACGCCAGGCCGAGGTCGAGCAGCTTGCGGTAGTGCAGGTACGCCACAGCAAACTCGCCCTGCAGCCGCTTGGCATGAGCCATACCACAGAATGCGGCGGAAGATTGCCGGTCGTGGATCAGGGCCTGCATAAAACAGTGCTCGGCCATTGCCGGGTTCTGCCCCTTGAGCGCCCAGTAGCCAAGATTGGCCAGGCATTGAGCGTTTTCGGGCTCGATTTCCAGGCTCTTTTCAAACAATGCACGGGCTTCCGTAAGACGTTCGCCGTCAAGCTCGACCCGCCCAAGCAGGCTCAGTGCTTTCGCGTTGTTCGGTTGAGCCTTGAGCAATTCTTCCAGCGCCAGCCGAGCACGCTGGCGGGCCTGGCGCCGATCCGTGATGCTCAGCGCCGGGTTGTTGGAAGCCGCGTACTCTTCGTTGGCGGCAAGCAGGCGCCGGGCAATCTGCGGGGCGTCACCCAGTGCGGTTGTGTTGCCACGGGCGGCCAATTGCATGTGTGGTTGTGCGTGCATCATCTGTACCTCTGGGCTGGGCTTCATGCTGGCTTGGGTTCTGGTCATCTGCGGGTGGCGGCAGCGTGCTGCCGTTTCGGTGGCAGCCAATGCCATTCCAAGCCATTTGAGGGAGAGATAGCGAAATCCGTGCCAGGAAATCGTCGTGTAGAGGTTCTTTTTCTCTGCCCTGTGGGAACTGATCACCGTGTTACATTTTGTTACGAAACCTGACAAAACCTCCCTGGAATCAGAGCCATAAGAACGTATGCTTCAGGCTGGCCGGCAACAGGGCAGGGAAGGACGCGCATCAGTTGGCCGCTGGCTGCGAGGACATCATTATCAACAGTACACATGCTCAATCGCTGCTTGTTCCATCCGGGTTTGCGAAGCTTCCCCTGTCCAAGAAAAATATTCCTTCCCACGATCTGCAGGCACTTTTTGACCTCTGCAACGCGCGCTATTTCGACGGTGCTCTGGTGCCATCACCCGGCTTTGAGTTGCGGTTTTCCCGGGCTGTCAAACTCTTCGGCTCTTTCAGGTTCAGTCTGGAAACGCACGAGGACTGGGAGATTACGGTGGCCGGTCGGCTGCGTGACCACCCCTTCGCGGCGCTCAATACGATGG is part of the Hydrocarboniclastica marina genome and encodes:
- a CDS encoding class I SAM-dependent methyltransferase — translated: MKPSPEVQMMHAQPHMQLAARGNTTALGDAPQIARRLLAANEEYAASNNPALSITDRRQARQRARLALEELLKAQPNNAKALSLLGRVELDGERLTEARALFEKSLEIEPENAQCLANLGYWALKGQNPAMAEHCFMQALIHDRQSSAAFCGMAHAKRLQGEFAVAYLHYRKLLDLGLAWPSVYSGMLQCAKNLEIKQADASLARDAIRLLSVETLPHQDLSSFVAALVRQQYDLDNPNAEVFLDAAATDELLLLGLERTLLTDPAVEGLVTLLRSHLLQTTMAEKTLEEQHQRLAIGLGLYAARTGYALLQTETEATLIDALHSDMQTLLAKPAPLAMPAGELAGSVIISAMYGALFHQHFAPELGRFELAAWPAGLQQLVSVSYYQLAEDEAYKQLFAEKEAELAMAPADLSFAWPAWRNLNLMTERLLREELAQSLNIHLDLEQADPVRVMVLGCGSGQRALEIARFYTDVEVIATDETLANLAHGARRAREEGLDNIVFWPYSLVGKFINDGHRALFVELDQIPSALQSDGTVAALVDQALAEGGLIHFNTGSMAVSPVDQQIQALVRNHRLQPTTESVRRLRRMVLNNRADARWSEITNAADFYGTAGCRQRWFYPESPEQTHALLSHLANEVKWRLVKARDSDGQELTPAPVQAQLVAERHGSSVQSLAGQALSLYFQKR